The DNA sequence TCGAGGAGGCGGGCGCGATCGCCGCTGGTCCACCAGTAGCGGAGCCGCCGCTGCCATCGGCGCAGCATCAGGCCATCCCCATGACGCGCGCGATGGCGCCGGACATTTCGCGGTAGCGAGCGGTTTCGGCGGCGAGCTTCTTGCGTCCGTCAGGCGTGAGTTTGTAGAAGCGGGCCCGGCGGTTGTTGGTGGAGAGACCCCATTCGCCCTCGATCCAGCCGTTGAGCTCGAGACGTTGGAGGGCGGGGTAGAGGGAGCCTTCTTCCACCTGGAGGATGTCCTCGGAGAGTTGGCGGAGGAGTTGGGCGATGGCGTAGCCGTGGAGCGTGCCGCGGGTGAGAGTCTTGAGGACCATCATGTCGAGCGTGCCGGGGAGCAGGTCGTTCTTTCCCATAGACTGTCTGATTATACGAGAGAGGTGGGTGGAATGTTCTAGGGGGAGGGGAAATTTTCCAGATTTGCGCCGGCGTCAGCGGGTTACCGGGCGTCGAGTCTCCAGGGGAGGAGTGGTAGGAGGATCGGTGGCCTTGTGTAATCGTTCACCCTGCTCGTCGGAGTTTGGGCTGTCTCGGGTCCCTCGGCCGAGAGGCGTCTTGCTCTAGACACGCCCTCGGCCGGGGGGCTCTTAGCGGGAACGGCGAACTAGAAGATGTACTTCAGGGCGACCTGCAGGTTCCTCATGTTGGTTCGCGTACCACCGATTACGCCGTAGCTGCCGGCGTTCGTGATATTGCCGGCCGAGTCGCGTTGGATTTGGCCGGCGTTGGTGTCGGGGTTGCCCCAGTTGGGGTGATTCGGCAGGTTGAAGGCCTCGAAACGGAACTGCAGACTGTGCGATTCCGAAATCCGGAAGTTCTTTAGTGCCGAGAAGTCCACGCCGAGAATCGACGGGCTGATCAGGGTGTTGCGGCCGACGTTGCCGAACGTCCCGAAGGGCTGCAAGGCGAAGGCCGCTGGGTTGTACCAACGTTGCGGGTCGTGATTGCTCAGGTTGGCGTCGGTGCCCGGGTTGTACATGGGGCGGTCGAAGCCCGCTCCGGTGTTCGATTGGTCGCGGCCTGAGACGACGGTGAGGGGGAAGCCGGTGGACGCTGTGACAATGGTGCCCAACTGCCAGCCGCCGATAACGGCGTTGGCGAAGGGGTTGGAGACGTCCCACGCTTTGCCCTTGCCTACGGGGAGGTCGTAGAGCAGCGAGGTGACAAATCGATGGCGCGTGTCGAAAGAGGACAAACCACGCTCGCAGCGCATACAGTAGCTATTCTGCGGGAAGAGGGTGTCGCCGTCATTCACACGGATGCCCGAGGTCTCGTCGATGGACTTCGACCACGTGTACGACACCAGGGTGGAAAGCCCGCCCGAGTAGCGCTTGGTGATCTTCACGCCCAGCGAGTTGTAGTTTCCGCGGCCGCCGTTGTCGACGAGTTGGATGCGCCCGAAGTACGGATAGGGCGAACGCTGGACCACGCTGCCGGTGGTTCCTGGGATGGCTTCGTTCACGGCACGGAGCGATTCC is a window from the uncultured Paludibaculum sp. genome containing:
- a CDS encoding PadR family transcriptional regulator translates to MGKNDLLPGTLDMMVLKTLTRGTLHGYAIAQLLRQLSEDILQVEEGSLYPALQRLELNGWIEGEWGLSTNNRRARFYKLTPDGRKKLAAETARYREMSGAIARVMGMA